The Plasmodium sp. gorilla clade G2 genome assembly, contig: PADLG01_00_20, whole genome shotgun sequence genomic sequence AAATCCTAAGGCAGGGTTGATTGAAACgaagaattataatataaggACTGATATTCCTGGTTTgtcaaaaaattaaaaataacaaatcaaataaattacatacaaacacacacacacatatatatatatatatatttttttttttttccccttcAGATACTTGTGATACCATTGCCACTGACTGCTTTTTGAATGGTAACGTTAATATTGAGAAATGCTTTCAATGTACCTTGCTAgttcaaaaaaaagataaatccCATGAATGCTTTAAGTACGTATCAAaagaaatgaagaaaaagatgaACGAAATAAAAGTCAAGGCAGAAGATGATTCCAATTctgatgaatataaattaatagaatctattgataatatattgagtaaaatatataaaaaatcaaatgAACCTTTTGAAAATAGTAAAGAATTAATTAGTTTCGAAGATTTAGATTATCgatttaaaaatgaattattagaATATTGTAATTTATTGAAAAAAGTTGATACTAGTGGAACATTGGAAAGTTACGAATTAGGCAATgaagaagatatatataataatttgacTAGGTTATTGAGGTCTCATTCTGACGAGAATGTTCTAACTTTACAAGGAAAGCTTAGAAATACAGCTATATGTATAAAGAATGTTGATGAATggatattaaataaaagagGTTTAACATTACCTAGTGAATCAGATGATTAtcttaataattataatgacaATGATAAAAAGGAAGATCAAGATAgtgtagataataatatgaacgaGGATTTTAATTATGATGACCAAAACAATAATGAttctaataaaaaagatgatgagagtaataaaaatgatgatgctGGTAATTATGTTTATGAttttgatgatgatgattatgATAACAATAATTATGAGACCGATATGTATGAAGATTCTATAAAAGCAGATAAGGATGGTGTTATTGATTTAGAAAAATTTGGTAACCAAATAAAATTGAGATCAccttattttaaaaatagtaAATATTGTAATTATGAATATTGTAATAGATGGAGAGATAAAACTAGTTGTATATCTCAAATAGAAGTAGAAGAACAAGGTAATTGTGGTTTATGTTGGGTATTTGCATCTAAGTTACATATAGAAACCATTAGATGTATGAGAGGTTATGGTCATTATAGAAGTTCTGCATTATATGTAGCAAATTGTTCTAAGAGAAAACCTATAGATAGATGTGAAGAAGGATCGAATCCATTAGaatttttaagaatattGGATGAAAAGAAATTTTTACCTTTAGAATCTAATTATCCATATTCATATACAAATGCAGGTAATTCTTGTCCTAAGATACAGAATAGTTGGACAAATTTATGGGGTgatacaaaattattatttaataaaaaaattcatcGTTATATAGGAAATAAAGGATTTATATCCCATGAAACATCATATTTTAAAGATAATATGGATTTATTTATAGATATGGTGAAGAGAGAAGTTCAAAATAAAGGTTCagtaattgtatatataaaaacacaaGACGTTATAGGTTATGATTTTAATGGTAAGGGTGTACATAGTATGTGTGGTGATAGAACACCTGACCATGCAGCTAATATAATAGGTTATggtaattatattaataagaaaGGAGAAAAAAGATCATATTGGTTAATAAGAAATAGTTGGAGTTATTATTGGGGAGATGAAGGAAATTTCAGAGTAGATATGTTAGGACCTAAGCATTGtttgtataattttatacatactgttgtattttttaaattagaTCTAGGTGCAATAAATGTAcctaaaaagaaattttggAGAAGAAATATCTATTTCTTAAGACATAATCCTGATTTCATgtatacattatattataataattatgaaccAGAATCAtcacaaaattatataagtgacgataattatgaaaatgcATTTGTACATGGACAAAGTGATGAAACAGAAAAAACTGATTTAAAAGGACAAGATGTGAAAAAGTCAGTGGAGAAAAAAATCCAAAtactacatatattaaaacatattaataacTCACAAGTAAAAAGAGGATTagtaaaatatgataatttaaatgaaacAAAAGATGAACATTCATGTTCAAGAGTTAATTCAGAGGATCCAGATAAATATGAAGAATGTAAACAATTCTGTTTAACCAAGTGGAATGAATGTAAAGATCATTATTCACCAGGTTATTGCTTGACAGATTTATACAAAGAAAAACATTGTAATTTCTGTTACGTATAAGAggatacataaataaataaataaataaataaatatatatatatatatatataataaatttttgatGGTttcagttttttttttttttttttttttttttttttggtttctTATTAATAATGGCACTTCATTTTGGTACTCTTTTATTTTGACAAACAtgtcatattataaaaaaatatattttttttcttttgtgtcatatatatatatatatatatatttatataatatgaataatattatatgcgaacatatatttaatatataataatatactattattatatatgaactCGTCTTAGATGAGTTAagaaagtatatattttatatattatttaaaataatttttttgaaaaagatatatatatttaaatatattttttttttttaattttttttctaatctCCTAACTTATTGTTAtcgaaaaataaataaataaataaatatatatatatatatatatatatttatcaatctatttatttatttctttataaaaaaaaccaTTATTAtcgaataaaaaaataaaattctttCGTGTTTCTTTTGGTTTTAATACACTTAAGAGACATAAATTCTCACACATTATAACAAACACTTTAAATATAATCCCAAAATGTTATttgaaaattaaaataaatgatattaaaataatgagGTGTAATtgttatgtattatattattatgtatataatttttttttttttttcttatataatttaGAATTGTAAATTTGAGCACTTAGAGATATTtgatttaattaaaattttgccactatatattattatacaaacagatcaaaataaataaaaataaaagtatattatatatatgtatataataatacgaTGTGTTAAtgcacatataaaaaaaaaaggaattttttttttcttcttttgttTGTTCTTTAAGACGGGGGTACAAGAaagatttttaaaataataaatataacatattagtaaataaataataataataaatatcttACTGatgtaatgaaaaaattattatttaaaattttttttttttgagaataatataattagcatatatgaaaaaaagtaaataaaaaaaaaaaaaaaattaaattaaaataaaataaaaataaaaatactaaaagaataatttggaacttttaatatttttcggTCTAAAAATAAGAACACAATGATATATcgcttatatattattttagtattatgtaagaaaaaaaaaaatatatatatgtatacattaaaataaaaaataaatataataaaaaagtatatttttttttttattaagaaaaaaaagaaagcaaataataaaattaacttattaaagaaaataaaatattttttaataaaatattatatatatatacttttttttttttttttttttttttttttgaattatttttattcagaTGTTATCTATTGCACAAATGTAATAGTAGGACAAGATAAACCTCCTTCTGATAGTCCTGTTGGAGTAACTCCTGGAGGTGAAGATGCATCTGCTAGTATAGGGAATAATCCTGCTGGAGTGAGTTCGGGACATGAAGGTGAATCTCATAGCACACCCAAAGGTCCTACTTCAGGTGACCAAGATACTTCAAGTCTTCCAACAGTAAAACCCAATCAAGAAGGACATGATAACTCTCCTGTACCTCAACACCCTCCCAGAGAACCTGCACCTCCTGTAATTCCAAATTCAGTTCAGCTAACTCCAGGAACTGGAGGTGATCATGTAATTTCAATTCCACTACCAAAAGTTGTTACAGAAGATTCTGAATCTTCAACTTCTGTAACTGATATTGAAATAAAATCTGCTCTTTTAAAAAACTACGATGGAGTAAAGATTACTGGTCCATGTAGGTCCTATTTCCGTGTCTTTTTAGCTCCTCATATTACTGTTTATGTATATGCAACATATGATAGAATACAATTAGAACCCAAATTTGGTCAATCCGATTTGATAGATATAAGTGatttaacaaataaatgtaatCCAGATACTAATAAACATTTCAAATTAGTtttgtatataaaagaaaatatattaactcTCAAATGGAAAGTACAAGATAAGGATTCTAAACCAacaagtaaaaataaaattatgtaaatatttattatactaAAATGAGTTGTATAAAGAGATATATGAACAAACCAACTttttacatacatatatataatatttatgttaattttttatttttttagataATGATGTGGATGTAAAGAAATATAGAATCCCCCAATTGGAGAGACCATTTACATCAATACAAGTACATACAgtaaatacaaaatatggTATTATTGAaagtaaaaattatgatataaatagtGATATTCCAGGTTAGCTcagaaaaaatttatatataaacatatacataaaaaatatatgtatatatatatatatatatatatatatatataattatttgtttaatattttattttttagaacAATGTGAAGCTATTTCGACAAACTGTTTCTTAAGTGGAAGCCTCGACGTAGAAAATTGCTACCATTGCACTTTACTAGCTAAAAAGGTGGACAGCAAAAATGAATGCTTTAATTACGTTTCTAAGGAAGgaaaagaattaataaataaaaatgtggaagaaaagaataaaacGTTTAAAGGTGAAGACGAGGATTTAGATTCTAATGAACAAAAATTAGAAGAATCGATTGATAACATATTAAGcaacatttataaaatttatgaaaACAAACAAGATAAtgagataaaaaaaagtaattacAATAATAAGAAAGAATTACTTAGTGTAGAAGAATTGaataatgatttaaaaaatgaattattaaattattgtagtttattaaaagaagtaGATACAAGTGGAATGTTAGATCATCATGAAATAGGTAAtgaaatagatatatttaataatttgacAAGATTATTAAGAGCACATCCAGGTGAAAGTACTTATGTATTAAATGAGAAATTAAGAAATCCTGctttatgttttaaaaatataaaagaatggttagtaaataaaaaaggtttattattatccaaagaaaaaatgaagaagttATCAACATctgaatataatatgaaagatTTAGAAGAATCAGAATATGAAAGATCTATATCAGATGATATGTTTGAAAAGGATATGAATGGTGTTATTGATTTAAGTTTAATTGATAgtgaaaagaaattaaaatctCCTTATTtcagaagaaataaatattgtaATAATGAATATTGTGATAGATGGAAAGATAAAACAGGATGTATATCAAAAATAGAAGTAGAAGAACAAGGTAATTGTGGCTTATGTTGGATATTTGCATCTAAATTACATTTCGAAACTATTAGATGTATGAGAGGATATGGTCATTTCAGAAGTTCAGCATTATATGTAGCTAATTGTTCGGATAGGGATTCTGATGAAATATGTTACGTCGGATCTAATCCAGTTGAATTTCTAGAAATTGTTGAAGAAACAGGATTTTTACCCTTAGAATCAGATGtaccatattattatacagaTGCAGGTAATGATTGTCCAGAACCCGAAAAAGATTGGATAAATTTATGGGGAAGTACTGAATTATTAAATCATAAAAGTCCAAGACAACGTACGAGTACAAGAggatatatttcatatgaaAGTTCAAATTTTTCAGATAATATGGATTTATTTATCAAAATAGTAAAGAGAGAAATTCAAAATAAGGGTTCTGTGATTGCATATATCAAAACAGAAAATGTTATAGATTATGATTTTAATGGAAAAGGAGTTCATAATATGTGTGGTGATAAAGAACCTGATCATGCTGCTAATATTATTGGATATGGTAATTATATTGATGAAGAAGGTGAAAAAAGATCTTATTGGTTAATCAGAAATAGTTGGGGTTATTATTGGGGAGATGAAGGAAATTTCAGAGTAGATATGTATGGACCATcatattgtaaatataattttatacataCTGTTGTTGTATTTAAAGTTGATTTAGGAATTATTGAAGTAcctaaaaaagaagaagagtCAGAATATTTCAGttactttttaaaatatacaccaaatttcttatataatctattctttaataattatactaCAAATGAAGAgcataaattaaataatcaaCCTAAGATGAATCAACATAATaacaagaaaaataaaaaggaactTTATATTTCTGGTCAAGATGAACCATCTAATGGAAAGGTAGAATCACAAGaacaaaataacaaaaaaacagaaatttatcatattttaaaacatattaaaGATGCAAAGATTAAAAGAGGTTTAGTTAAATATGGAAGCTTATTAGAAACCAAAAAGGAACATACTTGTTCTAGAACCTATTCCATAGATCCAGAAAGACATGATGAATGTAATAAATTTTGTATAGATAATTGGAAAACATGTAAAGACCATTATTCTCCAGGTTATTGTTTAACCAAACTCTATACAAAAGATgataattgttttttttgtaatgtgtaataaaatatcatacacacaaaaaaaataaaaataaaccacatatataatataatatattgccTTATATGgtaatcattatataattataattcaattgaattacaataatatatatatttttttttttcctttaatttaaaataataaatatattaaacataataaacatattatatatatatatatatatatatatatatatatgttatatgatTCTTTAAACCTTTtatccttttattttattactattatatatatatattttttttttttttaatttattaccAATTTTCATAAAAGGTAACATTACAAaaggaataatatatatttaaaattttttcttttttatttttttaaaaaaaaggtaaaattataataaagaatctgtctttttaataatacatgAAAATACAACATTATCACATGAATCAATTTTCTTAACAGAATTAATCggataaaaatacaaaaacaaTTTAATCTTATAAAATTTCCACATttcaaattaataaatttatatatttaaaaatttaaatatatgtgatatgtttcttttatatttattttttttaataataattttttcttataatgcATGTAGAAAACCTTACAGCTAACTCAAAACAAAATGAGGTgttgcaaaaaaaaaaaaaaaaaaaaaaaaaagctaacaaaattaaagtatatattttaaaacatttgTGTATTAAGATAATaacacatatgtatatatttaaaggtTCTTGtaaaggaaaataataaaatatagaaatattaacaataaataaataaatacatataaatatatatatatatatatatatataattttttttttcctttaattCTTATAAGATATTTAAGATATCATTACATGTTACTTAACACACATCTGGTGAAATAATTTCCCTGTGCCTTTTATAATGCATGTAACAATTTAGCTCATAAAATCCAgaacaacaacaaaaaaataaataaataaataaaataaaacattttaaatatatatacatatatattcatataattatatattttattaaataaaaaagtatatatttatatatattttaagataCTATAAGTTGTCCGAAGATTATTGTAAAACATGATTGTGAGATTttcataaattattttttataaacatacTTCTATAATTTCAactattttgttttatgttgtgattcttattatatatatatttcgaTAAGCAAAAAAAGagataatatacatatattgatAGATAATTAAAACctacaaaataaaacaaaaatattttctttttattttacttttgtATTTGTTTGTCCTAATATGAAAATGTTAGGCATGAAAAGTTATATACTCTTCCTCCTTGTGATATTATATCAAGTAAAAAGAGgtaagaaatatttaaaaatatataagacaACAAAAATTGAatgtatacacatatatatatatatatatatatttatttatttatttgttacttgaaaaaaatatacacttaataatatatatattttttccctGTGTTGCagtatattcaaatatattaattaattgtTTTGGAGTTCTACATTGTAATATATGCCGAACAATATTAAGAAATTGTTTTTTATCTGGAACGGCTGATTTAGAAAAATGTATTTCATGTGAAgagaaatattataagatTAGCCCCTGTACACAAAATCAtggtaaaaatgaaaatatatatatatatatatatatatatatatatatatatatattaatgtgtatatatttatttatttatattgtatttatGGTGGagtcaaataaaataaacctCTTCACTTATAAATTagacataaatattattcacTCACATTTACAGAAAGCTTTTTGATGTCCAAATCAGATATGAACAACACATTTGTAGAGTTG encodes the following:
- a CDS encoding serine repeat antigen 7, which produces MIYRLYIILVLYVIYCTNVIVGQDKPPSDSPVGVTPGGEDASASIGNNPAGVSSGHEGESHSTPKGPTSGDQDTSSLPTVKPNQEGHDNSPVPQHPPREPAPPVIPNSVQLTPGTGGDHVISIPLPKVVTEDSESSTSVTDIEIKSALLKNYDGVKITGPCRSYFRVFLAPHITVYVYATYDRIQLEPKFGQSDLIDISDLTNKCNPDTNKHFKLVLYIKENILTLKWKVQDKDSKPTNNDVDVKKYRIPQLERPFTSIQVHTVNTKYGIIESKNYDINSDIPEQCEAISTNCFLSGSLDVENCYHCTLLAKKVDSKNECFNYVSKEGKELINKNVEEKNKTFKGEDEDLDSNEQKLEESIDNILSNIYKIYENKQDNEIKKSNYNNKKELLSVEELNNDLKNELLNYCSLLKEVDTSGMLDHHEIGNEIDIFNNLTRLLRAHPGESTYVLNEKLRNPALCFKNIKEWLVNKKGLLLSKEKMKKLSTSEYNMKDLEESEYERSISDDMFEKDMNGVIDLSLIDSEKKLKSPYFRRNKYCNNEYCDRWKDKTGCISKIEVEEQGNCGLCWIFASKLHFETIRCMRGYGHFRSSALYVANCSDRDSDEICYVGSNPVEFLEIVEETGFLPLESDVPYYYTDAGNDCPEPEKDWINLWGSTELLNHKSPRQRTSTRGYISYESSNFSDNMDLFIKIVKREIQNKGSVIAYIKTENVIDYDFNGKGVHNMCGDKEPDHAANIIGYGNYIDEEGEKRSYWLIRNSWGYYWGDEGNFRVDMYGPSYCKYNFIHTVVVFKVDLGIIEVPKKEEESEYFSYFLKYTPNFLYNLFFNNYTTNEEHKLNNQPKMNQHNNKKNKKELYISGQDEPSNGKVESQEQNNKKTEIYHILKHIKDAKIKRGLVKYGSLLETKKEHTCSRTYSIDPERHDECNKFCIDNWKTCKDHYSPGYCLTKLYTKDDNCFFCNV
- a CDS encoding serine repeat antigen 6, putative, which produces MIFFNFKLNRMICPIFYLFIINVLFKQHLIICEGNKVTGISHNNGHNDNLKVHKNGVVSQENVYDSSENLNLPSKKKVGSDDFHTTTISFTEPDSLENEVKVVSSSESGSGAPVSETQESTEGSSNTQPSVVSPLPSSQITTQKESPSNPTSGSPPATVTGEQNSSVSQPSSPNPSPTERPSGETPSSPQTLNKAAVPEIPIQITSALLKNYNGVKVTGPCGAYFRVYLVPHILIYALTKYSVIQLESLFNDNPRIDVEHTGALQNKCSEGKHFKLVVYITHDTLTLKWKTHNPKEETKSDVVDIRKYRIPTLERPFTSIQVYTANPKAGLIETKNYNIRTDIPDTCDTIATDCFLNGNVNIEKCFQCTLLVQKKDKSHECFKYVSKEMKKKMNEIKVKAEDDSNSDEYKLIESIDNILSKIYKKSNEPFENSKELISFEDLDYRFKNELLEYCNLLKKVDTSGTLESYELGNEEDIYNNLTRLLRSHSDENVLTLQGKLRNTAICIKNVDEWILNKRGLTLPSESDDYLNNYNDNDKKEDQDSVDNNMNEDFNYDDQNNNDSNKKDDESNKNDDAGNYVYDFDDDDYDNNNYETDMYEDSIKADKDGVIDLEKFGNQIKLRSPYFKNSKYCNYEYCNRWRDKTSCISQIEVEEQGNCGLCWVFASKLHIETIRCMRGYGHYRSSALYVANCSKRKPIDRCEEGSNPLEFLRILDEKKFLPLESNYPYSYTNAGNSCPKIQNSWTNLWGDTKLLFNKKIHRYIGNKGFISHETSYFKDNMDLFIDMVKREVQNKGSVIVYIKTQDVIGYDFNGKGVHSMCGDRTPDHAANIIGYGNYINKKGEKRSYWLIRNSWSYYWGDEGNFRVDMLGPKHCLYNFIHTVVFFKLDLGAINVPKKKFWRRNIYFLRHNPDFMYTLYYNNYEPESSQNYISDDNYENAFVHGQSDETEKTDLKGQDVKKSVEKKIQILHILKHINNSQVKRGLVKYDNLNETKDEHSCSRVNSEDPDKYEECKQFCLTKWNECKDHYSPGYCLTDLYKEKHCNFCYV